The Thalassophryne amazonica chromosome 13, fThaAma1.1, whole genome shotgun sequence genome window below encodes:
- the prr18 gene encoding proline-rich protein 18 — translation MPFPPISLHQRISSPGRELFGKKKATGVPPPQIELTGRSGAEKGESDKEKPSTSWPSANLRNLGRKAPQARSKSSAQKPCAAAAQDQTNTSWLAVPKPQDSSDGVRRSESAESNRQTARKEDAKKEKEVQFTLSLTPEAILVIQKRNLEKQMMAKQQKCCASAEFRHRRVFPSKKAHGGAKNCASAAKTESAEQDITAIVKISLLNDQYKYDDVEYEEEDGDVDETVVRKCKEWLRGVESAAALGKSSNFLHSRTLKAADA, via the coding sequence atgcCTTTTCCGCCGATCAGCCTCCACCAGCGGATCTCGTCTCCCGGCAGGGAACTGTTCGGGAAGAAGAAAGCCACCGGAGTGCCTCCTccacagattgagctcaccgGGCGATCCGGGGCGGAAaagggggagtccgacaaggagAAGCCGTCCACATCCTGGCCGTCGGCGAATTTAAGAAATCTGGGGCGCAAAGCTCCTCAAGCGCGAAGTAAAAGCTCCGCTCAGAAGccgtgtgctgctgctgctcagGACCAGACTAACACCTCTTGGCTGGCTGTGCCAAAACCTCAGGACTCATCCGACGGAGTCAGACGCTCCGAGTCCGCGGAATCCAACAGACAGACCGCGCGCAAAGAAGACGCCAAGAAAGAGAAAGAGGTTCAGTTCACCCTCAGCCTCACCCCTGAAGCCATTCTCGTCATCCAGAAACGCAATCTAGAAAAGCAGATGATGGCGAAACAACAGAAGTGCTGCGCATCGGCGGAGTTTCGGCACAGGCGCGTCTTCCCGTCCAAAAAGGCGCACGGAGGCGCCAAGAACTGCGCGTCGGCTGCCAAAACCGAGAGCGCGGAGCAGGACATCACCGCCATCGTGAAGATCTCTTTGCTGAACGATCAGTACAAGTACGACGACGTGGAATACGAAGAGGAGGACGGGGACGTGGATGAGACTGTCGTGAGGAAATGCAAAGAGTGGTTGAGAGGGGTGGAAAGCGCCGCCGCTTTGGGAAAGTCCTCCAACTTTTTGCACTCCCGCACTTTAAAGGCTGCTGATGCCTGA